The nucleotide window GGGAGCGGCCGGcctccatgcacgcacacatcccGCCCACGCAGCAGGTGACGGTTCCGCTGAAGGGCCAAGGCCACGGGGGGCCCCAGAGGTCCAGCTCCCTGAAGAGGGAGAAGACGGAGGGGGACGGCTCTTCTCTGGCCTCCGGCCCGTCGTCGCGCTCCTCTCCGGGCATCACCATCAAGCCGTTTGGCAGCGTGGGGAAGAAATCCAAGCTGGCCCAGGAGTTTGCGGCAGAGTTTTTGAAGGACCCGGGCTACGTGCCGGTGTCCCCAACCAGGGAGAAGTCATCGCCTCCTCCCATGTCCGCCCCGCCGATCATGATGTCCCCGTCGCGCAACCGGATCCCTTCGCCCCtggacccccccgcccccacctcgGCCTcttacccctccacccccgtgCAGCCAActgcattctctccctcccctgcccctgcccctgctttCAGCCACTCCCCATCCCTCAACCCCATCCAGAACACCTCCCCTGTCCACTCCTCCGTACCCCCCATGTCCCCCATGCTGCCCATGGGAGTCCGCGGGGTCGACCCCAAGGCGTCGAGGGCGGTgagggccgaggaggaggacagcctgAGTGACGCGGGCACCTACACCATCGAGACCGAGTCACAGGACAAGGAGGTGGAAGACGCTCGCAACATGATCGACCAGGTTAACTTGCCGTTTAAACTcgttccccccaaaaaaacaaacaaatgttcCTTTCAAAGTGCTCGGCTTCCAGTACGTAATCCTTGTGACGTGTATCGTTTTCAACCACCTGGCTACTAATGCTCTAAACAGTGGTGTTACACAAGGTGTGCATGCCCAGAATACACCTGCCCTTGCCCCCGTGCCCACTTAcgacccccttcctcctcccccccttctgccAAAGTCCCGCTTCTCCTTCTTCATGCATGCTCTGTCCCCTGACAGGTGTTTGGTGTCCTCGACTCCCCGGAGTACAGTGGAGTGACTGCAGGAGTGTATAGGCCCATCATAAATGATGGCAAGGACGAGCAGGCTAGCCTCTGCCCTAGTGACGGTAGCACTGTGGATCAAATGCATGGCTTtaacccagcctccctcagtgaTGCCCCCAAGGGCCCTGTTCAGGTAATCTCACCACCCATGGGGTTTACAACCGGCGTTGGTGGACATACACGTGGCGATAAGCATGCACCACTGGGTAGTGAGTGCATGTTTACGATTTTGTTGTCGTTACCCCCCTTTCGGCTTCCCCCCCTGATTCTCTccttacgttttttttttcatattgtGCGTGGAAAGTGAACTGTTACTTCAAATGACTGTTTTGATGGGTTGATTAAGACTTCTACTTTCCTTCACTGTGTCAGGTGCAGGCTTGTAGCATTGCAGCGCTGGAGGGGCCGAAATGGGTTTCCCAGTGGGCCAGTCTGGCGGACAGCTACGCTGACCCAGGGTCCACCTTACCTCAAGGGGAATTTGTGGAAGGAGGTGGGGTATCTTCTTTCTCTTCGGACCATTTGTAAGACCAGAGTAACAATGCCTAGGTTTAGTCTGGATACTAAAGCAAAAATCATCTTTGTTTATCATGTATTTTTCCAGATTCACGCCTCATGAATCGCTCAATTGTGAGCTACGATAACTCAGAATCAGAGTCCAGTCAGAGTTCGAGGACCAGACGGCTCCTGCCCCAGGTGCCCCCTGGGGACAAGCCTGAGAGTTCCACCCCGAGCATCTTGATCAGGCACGAGCCCTACCTTGCTCAGGAATCTCTGGACAGGTGCCCTGGGACACCCCGTCAACCGGACTCCATCCAGAGACTATGTGTACAGGACGAAGTGGACCCGGACAGCTTAAGTGACACCAGTCGCTCAGATGACGGCTCCCTGCTGGAGAGGACCAGGAAGAGCCAGTCGAGGAAGGGGGTTCCTGCCACCTCCCCTGGAGAATGTGGAGCCCAGTACAGGGTTCAGGAGAAGCTGTCTCCCTCTACCAAGTCCACTTCCTTCTACATTGGGTCTGAGGAGTGTTCAAGCAGGTCCGATCTGGCCCGGAGTCCGGTTCCGTCCCAGCCGGAGCGGGGACGCGACCCACCGGCCAAAATGCCCCCCACCACGGTGCTTATCAGGCACCTGAGCGGTTACGAACCGCGGAGGTCCGGGGTCAAGCCCAATTACTCGGCCCCCAACCTTCAAACGCAGGACAAGGACGCGTTACCCACAAAAGAGcactccaactcctcctccttcgTCCGACAAGAGAGCTTCACCAAAGAGCAACCCAGCGACAGCGTGCAGGTTAAGAGGCTCCCTCACATCTCCAGCCACCCCACCCTGAGAGACTTGGAGCAAAAAAGCGAGGCAGCGCAGGACCAGCAGTCCTTCCAGAGGGAGGCGGAGAACACGCTCGCCTCTCTGGATACCAAATTCCCCTCGTCGGGGTCCGGACGCAGCTCAAAGAAAGGCTCCAGCCACATCGACGACTCCCTTTCGGGCGAATCGGACGTGGACACGGCCAGTACCGTGAGTCTGCTTAGCAACAAGAACGCGCCCGTCGCCTCGGGGCCCAAGAAGCGGACCTCCGTCAGCGGCCTCCAGAAGGAGAAGTCCTCGTCCGGCCCGTCCATCCAGGAGAAAAACCGGCAGCTGACAGCCCGCGAGCGCTTGTCGGAGAAACGGCGGAGCCAGGTCCCCACCGACAGCGCCAGTAAGGCCGAGGCCGCTAAGCGCTTCCAGATGCGCCGTAGCGCTGGAAACCGTGGCTCCCTGGACCTGAACGAGGGCCAGCCGAGCGCCAGCCAGAACTGGCCTGACACCACGTCCTCCGACCACGAAGCGGGCTCCCGGCCTTCCGGCCGCAGCAAGAAGCTCATCGCTCCTCTTCAGAAGGAGGACAACGGAAAGACGGCCAAGACCGCCGCCCAGCAGGTGCTGTTGCGTTCCAACAGCCTTTCGGCGCCACGGCCGACACGCGCGTCGATGCTTCGCCGGGCTCGCCTGGGGGACGCCTCGGACAACGAGGGCGCCGAGACTGACAGAGGGTCCCAAAACTCGGACCAGGTCAGTGTCCCGGGCAAGGCCTCTGCGGACGCGAAGAAGCTGTCTCGATTGGACATCCTGGCCATGCCCAGAAAGCGAACAGGCTCCTTCACCGTACCCAGCGACAACGAGTCTTCCTCCACGGGTCGCCCTGGTTTCAACGCTCGGAGCACGGAATCCGCTGCGCCGACAAGGAAGACATCCGTGGGATCCGAGGCCAAACCAGGCTCCACCAGAGGGTCTGGGGCTTCAGGGAAGCAGCCCTTGACTCGTACCCGCTCCAGTGGAGCCAAATACCCCAGCACAACCGGTTAGTATTTCAAATGATCTACGTGGCCCCTCTCTCCTATCAGGACAGAACATTTAAAGCATGTTATGTTTTCTATGACGGCGCATGTCGTGTTAACAGTTGGCAGACTAGTTGGTTACTTTGCAATCGAAACCCTTTGGATGGGAGGAAGCTGTGTGGCTTGTATCAGTTACACATGTCATGCAATGAGATCTGTTCAATGAATGATAGAAGATGCATTACGTGCTGACTCAATGGAAACACTAGCAgagcctgtctgcctgacctGGTGAACTCGATTCAGGTCCACTAGTAAAGAGCACATTGGGAGGCTGTGTTCTGGAAGAGTGTTATCAAGTAGGAAACAGCGTCATCCCTGATGGTGTCTGCTGTTGTTTCCATAGAAACACAGTTCCTATCTAGACATCATTACCTAGCAATTTGTCTTTTTCATTTGGCCAGATCTCCCAAAATGTAGAATGACATCGTAAAGGAAACATTACTGTCTGTAAAATGAGGCAGCAAGATGGGGGAGTAGGTCCCATTATCCGTTCATTGAGAGTAATGATGATGATTAAACGTTAATCATGAATTAAACATTGATGGAACATGCAATAACAAGAAAGAAGTTTATTCAGATCCACTTCCGTTCCGTTTCTGACAGCTTCCCGGCGTAGGCAGAAGGGCTCCGACTACACGTCCACATCCGAGGAGGAATACGAGGCCAGCGCTGGCACTCCCAAACACAAACGCTCCCACGCCTCCGCCTCCGTGCAAACGTCCCGAGGCCAGAAGACGGCGGCGACCCGCTCCAAATCAGTCTCGCTGGAACCAGAGGAGGACGAACTCCAGAACGAGGCAGACCACTACCAGAACTGGTCCACACACAGCGCAGAGATCGCAAAGTATTTGCATTATTGAATTTGCATGGCTGAAACGACTAAGAGTACAGTGCCTTATCGCTGTGGATATTGTACAGTATTGACGGGggtattttttatttgtgttcatTTGTCCTGTGTCTCAGGTACATTGTACCTGTATTGAACATTTGTTCCTACATTTatatggatgtttgtgtgtacgcatactgtgtgtttacatttgccCTTTGGTTTGACAGACTCAGTCAGGATTTGGCCAAAGATCTTGCCATCCTGGCCCGTGAAATCCATGATGTTGCTGGGGATGGGGATTCCCAGAGTTCCTCTGGGATGGGCACCAACCCATCTCCCAGCTCCGTGCCGAACACACCCGCCTCGACTATCTCTGCCAGGGAAGAGGTACACTGATAACCATGATGGAAACTCCCCTTACCCCCTTGAACCCCAAGACTTGTGGTTTTCAAAACTTCTAATGTACGATTTAGATGTAAGGATATTGTTGTCCGATCACAACCTGTACTTAACtattcaaagttttttttttttaagatctaAATTTCATATTTCACGATTACAGTGGTCACAATTTTACACCAAAAAACTGAAGTGGAAGTGGGGGAGTACATACAACCATTGAGAACACTAGCTGTGCTGCTCCAAGAGTTATAGTATAACCAGTTATTAGTCGAGGTTATGCACCTGGCTTCAGGACACGGTGACATGTGCAAAGAATTGCTGATCATGCTTTAGTCATGAGCATCTCTCTGTTCTTTACCACGCAGGGCCCATATCCATTTTTGCGTGGGGGCCTACCATCTCAGGTGGATACTGCGGATATTCATTagtctcttcctctcatcttgCCTCCTCTCCATTTCCATTCCCCCACCCTCCAGTGCTGTCACTACAGATCCTAACACTTCCCTAGTTTGGTGTTGGATTGCAATGCAACCATTTCTTTAtggtttccttccttccttttttgGGGACGGTTGTCCTGGAGTATGTTCTTTGTATTTCTAACAACAGGTCCTTGTGAAATCCTCAAAGCGTCACATATATCCTCTACTGCTTCACCAAATACTCAAAACTGTCACTGCCGCCTGCACTATTCCACATTTGCACCAAAATTCTAGGTCGCAGGCTTGTATCCCAGCAATACTAAAATTCACTGCGCACACTGTAGTGCACTGTTCTCACCATGAAATTGCATGTTGACTTGGTGCATGCATCGACAATGCACGACTCTCACTGCTCTCAATTATTCTTTCAACTATTTTTACTCACTGTTTTTTGGACCTCTGTGCCCTTGAAGTAGAAAGCCTTGGGGCATTTGTTAAGTAGTCATGGCCTTTTGTAGTTTTCCAAAACATGCGGACCATGCACTTATGTTATTTTCTTTGCAGCTGGTCCAACATATACCAGAGGCCAGCTTAAACTACCAGAAGGTTCCACCAGGTTCTACTGCTGTTTTGGACCTGGATGCTAACATGAATGACCAAGACCCGAGCTCTAAGCAAAGGCGTCCGTGGAACCGTGAAGAGGTCAATGTCATGCCAAACTCTCATTCTTCTGTTTTTTCAAAGAACTTGGCTTGAATGATTTTAGAATGCAGTGAAACCACAATTCTAAAAGAGCTGGTCAAAAGCAGTACAAAGGGTTCACTGACCTGTTGCAGTTAGTTTTGGTCTGCTGGGAATCACAGTACATTACCGTTCATGCGGGTGAATTTATAAGCTTTTGGGTATTTGTGAGATACAAGCATTTTCTTCCTCCAGGTTATTTTGGACAACCTGATGTTGAATCCTGTGTCTCAGCTCTCTCAGGCTATTCGAGAGAACACTGAACAGCTGGCTGAGAAAATGAAGTAAGGGAACTTGTGTGTAAATTTTTTTGTTCCAAAAAAAATAAACGGCAAGTAATGCTATTTGTGTTTTCTCATTTGCTCGGTGCAATTACAGCCTGCTCCTTTTTCTTTAGGGTTTTATTCCACAACAAGACTGACGCCTGGGAGGAGATAGAAGCAAAGATCAATGCTGAAAATGAAGTCCCCATTCTGAAGACGTCAAATAAGGTCAGCCTTTCCTCATTGCTGGTCATCTCTTTAAaccagctgaaaagcactatactAAGTAAAAATGTCCACCCATTGTCACCACCTTTTTAATTTTCCATCAGGAAATCTCTTCCATTCTGAAAGAACTGCGAAGAGTTCAGAAACAATTAGAAGGTAAGTCATAGTAATAAAAAAACAATTACAAATAAAAAATCTAAACTTAGTGATTGCGTTCAAACAAGTCTTTATTCATATTTACTTCATTCACAATGCTAGCTGTGTTCAAAATTAAACCCCATGAAGAAGACAACGAATACAAAGAAAGACTCCATTGATAATCTTTCTGTGTCTCAGTTATCAACACTATCGTGGAGCCAACTGGAAAtcccaagatggctgccatgggtgctactgctgctgcttcCGGAGGACAGGCTAGGTCCTCCCCGAAGGAGAAGAAAGCCCCCTCAAAGCCCACCGGGGGGGAAAGACACCGTGGTCACGGCTCCACCACTTCTAATGCCAACGAAAGCGCCAAGAGGTCCCCTCGTGGGCCCGACGGTGCAAACTTTAAGGCCTGATCAGACTACTGTAGCATAACTTTTCTATAAATCGCCTCCACCATAGCGTCAACAATTACAACTCAAAACCGAACATGCATTCTCAGTAGCAGCAATGGTTATCGCGCAGGCGCTGTTTAGAATTGCTTCTACATTGCACACACTCAACTAAAAGTAGACAAAGCTGTGTAAAATAAGTTGCAACTAGTTGCTTGCTGATCTAAGTATATTGTGTCAAAAATATCCAAACACTATCATACAGTATGCCTTGTGGTCTAACATTTGTCAAATAAACCGGATGAGACCATGTAGTTTCTTTTTAGAGTCCCAACCAATACAGTACAAGGAAGAAATACTGGACGGCTTCCGAGAGATGGCTTAACAAAGCAACGTAACATAGTGGGTTTGACAGTATTATATTGACTGTCTTGTAAAATGATAAATTGAATGTTCCAGAGTGACTGGAACCTGACTTAAAGCATCAAACTAAACTTATTGCAGCGCTATTTTTGTCATGTTAATATTGTCAAATATTGTGACAATGCTTTGTATTATTTGAATATTGTTAGAGTAGTGAATCGTGAAATGGTTGTCCCTAAATTACATACAGGAAGGAAATAGAGCAAATGACCATTTTGAATAAAAACTGCTGGTATCTTTAGTCAAGTGACAATCTAGACATACAGAGATGACAGTGTTAAATATTCATATTATTCATCATTGTAGTTATTCTCTACAAGATTGTGTGAAAGTGAAGGAATGCTATATGTTGACCTGTGATATATCTCACAAAATATCATCTATCATATTTTGTTTTAGCAAAGTgattgtacagtatggtacTGATGTGCTTCTTCTTGGGCAAACACATTGTCAGTTTATTCCCTGTTCAAACACAATTATATTGTACAAGAATAGTTAGCTATTCAGTGGAAAGGTGAACTGAGGAGGGAATTCAACCAATTCTACTCTGTTATACATAAGATAAGTATAAGTAAgatcagaaaaaaaagaaaatacttaGAGATCAAACTTCTCTTACAATTATACTGTACCtgttccctccttctttctcttggtTTAATCCACTGTTTCTATTATTTCCGCCTATAACGATGTTCATGTAAAAATCAGCCCAAACTAAGTATGTGTTGTAGTATGCCAGGTCTATGGTAGAATGGTGACGTTTGTgtccactgtgtctgtgtgtgcattacTGTGAGTTTAAGCACCACTGAGATCTTTAGTTTTCTCCTGTACCCTGCCAAGGCAGCTTGAGTTTGTGACACTATGCGATGAATGCTGTATACCTGTAGATGTACGGAAGTTAAACAATAACAAAGtaacaaaatatttttacatTATTTTGTGAACGTGCATGTATACCATAGCTAGGTAAGTTGGGTGAGAGGACAGGCTAGTTCACCAAATGTGCACTTTTCATTTGAAATACACCTCATGAAACATGGGTGATGCTGAATATAAGCAGTATGTTAAAATAAACTATGAAGTTAATGACTTGTggctgacattttgtattgctttagcTTACAAGGGCAGGCTGTTGTATGGATGCGCAATTTGGGTACAATTGTAGTAGCCTGTCTACCTACAACAGCCCTTATTATGTTGAATGCAATTTTTtctgttttatttgtgtttttttgcagTCATCAATGGTTATGTTGCCATTGAGAATGTATTGATTCTGCCTACCCAGAGCAGACATCTGATTGGTTAATGTTTTGAAAATGCAACTGCTGCTGCTAAGGCTGATGTCATTGGTAAATTcgcatttattttatttgtgttaCATGCATGCAACTAATATATTCTGTCCAAAATTATTACAAAACCGCAAACCGGTCGTCCAAAACGTAGCCTATGTTCTATGACTGCAGGATTGTAGTCATAGGGCCTTCTAACGGCTAGAATGTTGTTTTCTTATTAAATTATGTTCTTTCagaattatttattattttgtgaAACTTATTTTTGCGATTTGTTGTCTTGGAGCTTTTCAAAGGTTACCAATTTGTGCATCATCAACAAGTTATTTGTTGTACCAATTTATCATTTGTAATAAAcagttttcattcaaaatgTGCAAATATTTCATTTATGACGTGGTTACTTAAGTAGAACGCAAGTCGGCAGCAAAAGTCGATCGTTTCCCAGCCTTAAATCGACAGACAGTGGGAGCACCATGAACGTGTAGATAATTCGCCCAAAACCTTTAGGGATATGCTGTTTTAGTAAGTAACCAACTGTAAACATGGTTCTCGTGGACAACGATTTGGTAAGGCATGTGGTTGTGTTGTcatgtcaattattaattgaaaTCCACACGTTATATTATGTCCAGATCAGATATTATCTCATATTTTCTGTGCTATCGAATTCTTCAGTTTTTGACGGAGTTGACGCTACTTTTCCGCAAATGCAGAGGATCGGGAACTGTGTACATAACTTTAAAGAAATGTAAGTCCCGTTGTTTTTAACAACTATAGCATGCAAAAGCCTAGGCTATAACCTGCAGGTTGCACACCTGAATTAAGGAATTTGATTGGAATACCTGTTCGGGGGATGGGTGTGGGCCTTCGCTCGTACTCAACAAACAGTtcgtttgttactttgttttatgcTTTGTACAATCATTATTATTTGCAGATGATGGAAGGACAAAACCAAAATCTCGAAAAGGAAGGCCAGATCCATTTGTGCCATGTGACAACAAATGCATTCTAAGGGCAgcaagtgcaaaaaaaaaaatcagcacAGTGGTAGGAAACGTTGAAAGAATTTAGAATCTTTGTTCATTTATATGTAAAACAAAAGCTGCACTCGGAATTTAATAACCAATCATACTTAAAGGTTATATCACACTAACATCTGATTTATTATATTTCTGTTTAGGTCAGCTCCAAAGAGGTAATAAAGTTCCAGATGGTAAGTAGGCCAACAATGCGTTCGACCATAATGACCTGCCAGGTCTAGTTAAAACTGGTAATGGCACTGCACGCTCATACCATTTCCTCACTGTGTAGGGTGTGATTGTTTGTAGTAAGATGTTAGATAGGCTACTTTAGCTTCTACAATGCGGTCTGACGCAGCAACCATTTGTTTCATACCGCTGATATGAGTCAAATTATAAATTAATATCCTCACACTTAGTAAAGATGACTTTACTATTTCGAAAATTGTAGTCATTTAGGTTGGTGTACATATTTATATTAGCTGCTCTTTCCAGGCCTATACTAACCTGCTGAGGGCACACTTGGATGGCCTCAAGAAAAGGGACAGAAAAGCTAAGAGCAAAAAGGCAAAGGCCGCCCAGTGAGTAAGTAATAAACTTGCCTTGTCAAGTTCAGTGTTCTTTTCGGGCCCTCACAGCAGCAGCATTGTCAAACAAATGTTATTCGTCATCAACTTCAAAACCTACATCTTTCTCGGTGTCTCTGAGTGATACTGTATCAGATAGATTAGGTAGTGGTTTCTTTCAACTGGACAATTAGGAAATCTGAAATCTATATAAAAAACTATTGTCGTGGCTTCTGACACCAAAACAACTTCTGCTCACAGAACGGCAACTTGGAGAACAACAAGGTGGACAAGACCTTTTGAAACACTTTctttattacattacatttagtaatttttcTTTATTTGTTGGAGGGAAATGGAGACACAACATTTCAGTAAAATATATAAATCTATTCTTGTTATATTAAGCTACAGTTAAGGGGGGGACTCCAAGTTAAAATAAGAGACCTGGATGGCATTTGAAGTACACAAGCTTTTTGTAATGCTTGATTTTGATTTAATGCTCtgtaaaataaaacatattttagtGGGGTGCAGAATTTATTGCTAAGCTCTCTTCGTGGTTGTCCGTTGTCttgaaataaatataaataatgttCAATATACAGTAGTAGTACTTTTATTATAGCAGGCAAGTCCAACATAAACTTTTTTTATACATCCATGCACAAtgcaaattacatttacatttagtcatttagcagacgctctggcgacttacagtaagtacagggccattctcccgaggcaagtagggtgaagttctttgcccaaggacacaacgtcattttgcacatccgggaatcgaaccagcaaccttctgattactagcccacgcTAAATTACTCTGagaatgtatttttgtatttattagtACTTTAGAACCACCGAAAAGAAACCTCCACAATCAAGATAAAATCGGATTACAGTAATGATTATAATTCACTGTGAAAATAATTGGGCCAACTATGTATACAATTGTACATTGTCCATCATTTTACAGTAggatttaacattttaaataaaattaaaaaaacgaCAGATGAGTGACATTTACCCATATGAGTACAAATAAGCCTAAACCTAAGTAGTTCATAATCTAACACAGGCTGTTACAATTCCAGAAGCATAAAATGGGTACAAAAAGACAACATACAAAACTGTGTATATATGTAACTGGACACGTGTATTGTACTGGACACTGCAATGTAGTGAATGTTTAATCAACTATTTTAACAATACGTGTTAAGTGATATTGTAGATGCAAGTCCCTAttggatgtacagtacagtagttcaCCTTCAGCGGTCCTAGATGAGGTTAAGCCTCTTCTCCGGTCTCTCTCGGTTGGTGTTGCCCATGGCATTTTTCTGGTTCTGTTCCTCCTCTAGGTACCCTTGCTTCATGATGGTGGTAATGTACAGGAATAATGTCTGAGAGAGCCAAGGGAGTTTACAAATGTATTAAAGACATGCCTTCAGCAGAAAGTCCAATAAAACGTTATACAGTACTCATATAGACTGCATAGATTGATACGACCAAGGTCATTTTTGCtgagtatagtacagtacaccCCCACCTTTCATTTCACTAGCCAATTCAATACTGGTAATGTACTATATATTGATTAGGTTTGCAACCATATGGTACATGGCTTGTTTTCACAGTGGATAGCCATTGTTGTATATGCTGTAGAGAATTGAATGGGAGCCAAACATGGGGTGCTGTTATAATGCACTTTGACAGAATAGCCTGTGCAAATATTTTGATGGCTCATTCAAAATACTGAAGTATTTCCTTAACTCTTAAGgccctggggtctcatttataaaactgcgTAGAATTCTTACCAAAAAAcgcctaaaatggcgtacgcacAAAAGAAATccgatttataaaaccgtgcgtacgcacacgcaatgttccctttataaatcacagattacccacaagtgtgtgtacgtgaatcagcattttaccccgccctgaacacgcccatttgTATCCATAActggtcaatgcaaagcacctcatgaatgctaatctagtATCTCATGACCCTGGCATGTGATTGTTCATCACGGTGAATCACGGCGACCAAAAAAGCGAAagttctcagacactgttagcctaatggtggaggcccgaaaaccacattatttggtggccggtggatcaccaataaaaaaactgcgagtggcgtcaactgtgccagacGATACAccgagtcgagatacaattggaaaacaaaagcgttttgttatgaacagtagtctacagctttcataccagaagatggcgtacggccaaaactcgaaaagtacctatgcacagaaatattcacatgtataaaaccggtcgtatgccaggtcctgcgcacctttcctttataaatcacaatcaacgtgagattgcccgcacgtgaacgagccactgaccccgccttgcctcttcccataaatgaatatgcagatggactataaatgcgctcctgaggtcatttctttgtctgaattaccgtatttcttcgaataaatgccgccctcgaataaacgccgcaccaaaaatgaacgttatttaataaacgctgcagcgtttattcgaagaaatacggtgactgaGATCGAGGttttgacaacagaggtggaggcaagaaaatgt belongs to Osmerus mordax isolate fOsmMor3 chromosome 8, fOsmMor3.pri, whole genome shotgun sequence and includes:
- the LOC136947968 gene encoding signal recognition particle 14 kDa protein-like isoform X3; translation: MVLVDNDLFLTELTLLFRKCRGSGTVYITLKKYDGRTKPKSRKGRPDPFVPCDNKCILRAASAKKKISTVVSSKEVIKFQMNGNLENNKVDKTF
- the cep170bb gene encoding centrosomal protein of 170 kDa protein B, encoding MSVTSWFLVSSSGTRHRLPREMIFVGREDCELMLQSRSVDKQHAVINFSPATDEHLVKDLGSLNGTFVNDLKIPDQTYITLKLSDVIRFGYDSHVYVLEKSQHKVPEEALKHEKYTSQLQMGLKASEGKKSCEVLEDKSKLEKTDKKSLSQEAPVSQTRPTPLYGQPSWWGEEEDRTKGQHSEGHRPEEGHPDMPKDACSLEPEVNGSLSEYRDSQGKSIFPYHREASYFEIPTKEFQLHPKSPGTELHEIPTKDTDTPPAAPTPTSPTLPVVQSHASFTIEFDDCTPGKIKIKDHVTKFSARQRKQPPQQTTASEKTAIATPTEVMSAECKVADWLVHSDVSMMRRRPTCEDVYSTKSDLAVNMKTLKGHHHEDGTQSDSEDQVLTGKRSKSHNSVQSEQSEKSQQSVQSVQSKQPVPAQRLMQPQQLSPPKRTVVSPVAPERPLSQSPPEGPSPSLDSAKQGPQEHLSQQAFIIEFFDDNPRKKRSQSFTHNPTHADSYSALKAKLERRKGGERPASMHAHIPPTQQVTVPLKGQGHGGPQRSSSLKREKTEGDGSSLASGPSSRSSPGITIKPFGSVGKKSKLAQEFAAEFLKDPGYVPVSPTREKSSPPPMSAPPIMMSPSRNRIPSPLDPPAPTSASYPSTPVQPTAFSPSPAPAPAFSHSPSLNPIQNTSPVHSSVPPMSPMLPMGVRGVDPKASRAVRAEEEDSLSDAGTYTIETESQDKEVEDARNMIDQVFGVLDSPEYSGVTAGVYRPIINDGKDEQASLCPSDGSTVDQMHGFNPASLSDAPKGPVQVQACSIAALEGPKWVSQWASLADSYADPGSTLPQGEFVEGDSRLMNRSIVSYDNSESESSQSSRTRRLLPQVPPGDKPESSTPSILIRHEPYLAQESLDRCPGTPRQPDSIQRLCVQDEVDPDSLSDTSRSDDGSLLERTRKSQSRKGVPATSPGECGAQYRVQEKLSPSTKSTSFYIGSEECSSRSDLARSPVPSQPERGRDPPAKMPPTTVLIRHLSGYEPRRSGVKPNYSAPNLQTQDKDALPTKEHSNSSSFVRQESFTKEQPSDSVQVKRLPHISSHPTLRDLEQKSEAAQDQQSFQREAENTLASLDTKFPSSGSGRSSKKGSSHIDDSLSGESDVDTASTVSLLSNKNAPVASGPKKRTSVSGLQKEKSSSGPSIQEKNRQLTARERLSEKRRSQVPTDSASKAEAAKRFQMRRSAGNRGSLDLNEGQPSASQNWPDTTSSDHEAGSRPSGRSKKLIAPLQKEDNGKTAKTAAQQVLLRSNSLSAPRPTRASMLRRARLGDASDNEGAETDRGSQNSDQVSVPGKASADAKKLSRLDILAMPRKRTGSFTVPSDNESSSTGRPGFNARSTESAAPTRKTSVGSEAKPGSTRGSGASGKQPLTRTRSSGAKYPSTTASRRRQKGSDYTSTSEEEYEASAGTPKHKRSHASASVQTSRGQKTAATRSKSVSLEPEEDELQNEADHYQNWSTHSAEIAKLSQDLAKDLAILAREIHDVAGDGDSQSSSGMGTNPSPSSVPNTPASTISAREEGPYPFLRGGLPSQLVQHIPEASLNYQKVPPGSTAVLDLDANMNDQDPSSKQRRPWNREEVILDNLMLNPVSQLSQAIRENTEQLAEKMKVLFHNKTDAWEEIEAKINAENEVPILKTSNKEISSILKELRRVQKQLEVINTIVEPTGNPKMAAMGATAAASGGQARSSPKEKKAPSKPTGGERHRGHGSTTSNANESAKRSPRGPDGANFKA
- the LOC136947968 gene encoding signal recognition particle 14 kDa protein-like isoform X2, which encodes MVLVDNDLFLTELTLLFRKCRGSGTVYITLKKYDGRTKPKSRKGRPDPFVPCDNKCILRAASAKKKISTVVSSKEVIKFQMAYTNLLRAHLDGLKKRDRKAKSKKAKAAQ
- the LOC136947968 gene encoding signal recognition particle 14 kDa protein-like isoform X1 encodes the protein MVLVDNDLFLTELTLLFRKCRGSGTVYITLKKYDGRTKPKSRKGRPDPFVPCDNKCILRAASAKKKISTVVSSKEVIKFQMAYTNLLRAHLDGLKKRDRKAKSKKAKAAQTATWRTTRWTRPFETLSLLHYI